The Kribbella amoyensis genomic sequence CCGGTGACCAGGTCGCCGTCGACGACGAAGCCCTCCTCGCGACCGGTCAGGTCCTGGACCAGCCGGCTGCGCCAATGGTCGCGTAGTTCGGCGTGTTCCGGGAGGCCGGCGAGGTTGCGCAGCTCGCCCGGATCCGCTTCCAGGTCGAAGAGCTGCTCGACGCCCTTGGCCGATCCCCAGACGTACTTCACCCGGCCGTCGGTGACCCAGTGCAGTGACTGACCCCAGTACACGTGCTCGCCGTGCAACCACTCGCGCACCGGCTCGGCCGGCTCGCCGCGGACGTGAGCCGCGAGCGAGCACCCGTCCACCGAGTCGGGAATCGGTACCCCGGCCAGGTCGAGCAGGGTCGGCATCACGTCACGCAGCTCGACGACGTGGTCCACCACCGCGCCACGGGCGGCCGCCTCGTTCGTCGACCGGTCGGCCACGATGAACGGCACCTTCGCGGATCCCTCGTACGGCACCGCCTTCCGGAACATCCGGTGATCGCCCAGCATCTCGCCGTGGTCCGAGGTGAACGCGATCACGGTGTCGTCGGCGACACCGAAGTCGGCCAGCGCCTCGCGGATCCGGTTCACCTGCAGGTCGATCTGCGCCATCAGCCCGTAGTACCCGGCCCGGGCCCGGTGGACGACGCGGTCCGGCAGATCGCCGATCGCGGCCTGGTAGTCGCCGTCGCGCCGGAACTCGTCCCAGTCGTCCTCCCAGTCCCCCAGCTCCCGCTCGTACGGCGGCAGCGCGTCGTACTGGTCGAACGCCCACCGCGGCGGGTCGTACGGCGGGTGCGGCCGGTGGAACGACAGGTAGAGGAAGAACGGCTTCGTCGGGTCCCGGCGGTACAGCCACTCGATCGTCTGGGTACCGATCCAGCTGGTCGGGTGCAGCGCCTCGGCCTTGTCCCACGGCCGCGCGACGACGGAGTTGCAGTTCACCCCGTGGTCGAAGTAGTCCGCGTCCGGGCTCACCCCGGGCTGCCGGCGCAACCAGGGCACGTAGTCGTCGAAGAACCCGAACTGCTGCCGGTACGACCGGCGCGCGTGGTGCAGGTATCCGTCGTGCAGGATCACGTCGTCGAACCCGAGCCGCGCCCGCTCCGGCCAGACGTGCATCTTGCCGATCGCCTGGGTGTGGTACCCGGCTCGCTTGAACTCGCCCTGCATCGTCACCGGGTGCGCGACCTCGAACGGCACCCCGTCGTCGTACCCGACCCGGCCGTGCGCCTCCTGCGACTGGCCCGTGAACAAGGCGGCCCGCGCCGGCACACAGCTGGGTGTGGCCGAGTACCCGTTGGCGAAGCGGACGCCACCTCGGGCCAGCTCGTCCAGGTGCGGGGTCTCGACGTACGGGTGACCCGCGCAGGACAACGCGTCGCCGCGCCATTCGTCCACGCAGATCAGGATCACGT encodes the following:
- a CDS encoding arylsulfatase; the protein is MTHPNVILICVDEWRGDALSCAGHPYVETPHLDELARGGVRFANGYSATPSCVPARAALFTGQSQEAHGRVGYDDGVPFEVAHPVTMQGEFKRAGYHTQAIGKMHVWPERARLGFDDVILHDGYLHHARRSYRQQFGFFDDYVPWLRRQPGVSPDADYFDHGVNCNSVVARPWDKAEALHPTSWIGTQTIEWLYRRDPTKPFFLYLSFHRPHPPYDPPRWAFDQYDALPPYERELGDWEDDWDEFRRDGDYQAAIGDLPDRVVHRARAGYYGLMAQIDLQVNRIREALADFGVADDTVIAFTSDHGEMLGDHRMFRKAVPYEGSAKVPFIVADRSTNEAAARGAVVDHVVELRDVMPTLLDLAGVPIPDSVDGCSLAAHVRGEPAEPVREWLHGEHVYWGQSLHWVTDGRVKYVWGSAKGVEQLFDLEADPGELRNLAGLPEHAELRDHWRSRLVQDLTGREEGFVVDGDLVTGRPVTTMLAHTRRRLAAAAH